In the genome of Xanthomonas translucens pv. cerealis, one region contains:
- a CDS encoding glycoside hydrolase family 3 protein: MQKQSAGGVSAPIRNALVTAAALGLLALAAAGPGQSVAAAATAVAVAPPAIHPQLWPSPAWPLAADAALEARISKLMAQMTVEQKVGQIVQGDIASMTPDDVRKYHIGSVLAGGNSDPGGKYDASPAQWLKLADAYYAASMDKGNGGPAIPIIFGIDAVHGQSNIVGATLFPHNIGLGATRDPELMRKIGAVTAAETRTTGMEWTFAPTVAVPQDDRWGRTYEGYSESPEVVASFAGKVVEGLQGVPGQPGFLDGSHVIASVKHFLGDGGTTDGKDQGDTRVSEQQLRDIHGAGYPPAIAAGAQTVMASFNSFNGVKMHGNTPMLTDVLKGQMHFGGFVVGDWNGHGQVPGCRNDDCPAAFNAGVDMLMAPDSWKGYYESALKAVTSGEIPMPRLDDAVRRILRVKLRLGLFEAGKPSQRPLGGKFELLGAPEHRAVARQAVRESLVLLKNQKQLLPLKPQSKVLVAGDGANDMGKQSGGWTLNWQGTGTKRADYPNGNTIWEGLQAQVTAAGGSAELAIDGNYQAKPDVAVVVFGENPYAEFQGDIATLLYKPGDDSDLQLIKTLKAEGIPVVAVFLSGRPLWVNREINAADAFVAAWLPGSEGGGIADVLLRKPDGGIQYDFHGKLSFSWPRTATQYANNVGQKNYNPQFAFGYGLRYADKGDLIRLSEVSGVSGAQAVGGVYFERGKPAAGITMILQGASQANVPAVTTPVALADGSLRITSVDHKAQEDARRLEWSGKGKAGMALVLPRPLDVSRESNGDVQLILTLKVDAAPSGSARIGVACGNGCTPAQVDLGKALAALPKREWRTLGVPLKCFSVAGADVSRLERLPVIESDGTLDLSLSRIALGASNDAQSVVDCPVR, encoded by the coding sequence TTGCAAAAACAGTCCGCTGGCGGCGTGTCCGCGCCGATTCGCAATGCGCTGGTCACTGCTGCCGCGCTGGGCCTGTTGGCGCTGGCCGCGGCCGGCCCTGGCCAATCGGTTGCGGCCGCCGCTACTGCCGTCGCCGTCGCGCCGCCGGCGATCCATCCGCAGCTGTGGCCGTCGCCGGCCTGGCCGCTGGCCGCCGATGCGGCCCTGGAGGCGCGCATTTCCAAGCTGATGGCGCAGATGACGGTAGAGCAGAAGGTCGGGCAGATCGTGCAGGGCGATATCGCCAGCATGACCCCGGACGACGTGCGCAAGTACCACATCGGTTCGGTGCTGGCCGGCGGCAATTCCGATCCCGGCGGCAAGTACGACGCCAGCCCGGCGCAGTGGCTGAAGCTGGCCGACGCTTATTACGCGGCGTCGATGGACAAGGGCAACGGCGGCCCGGCGATCCCGATCATCTTCGGCATCGATGCGGTGCACGGGCAGAGCAATATCGTCGGCGCCACGCTATTCCCGCACAACATCGGCCTGGGCGCCACGCGCGACCCGGAGCTGATGCGCAAGATCGGCGCGGTCACCGCCGCCGAGACCCGCACCACCGGCATGGAGTGGACCTTCGCGCCGACCGTGGCGGTGCCGCAGGACGATCGCTGGGGCCGTACCTACGAGGGCTATTCCGAATCGCCCGAGGTGGTCGCCAGCTTCGCCGGCAAGGTGGTCGAAGGCCTGCAGGGCGTGCCCGGGCAGCCCGGCTTCCTCGACGGTTCGCACGTGATCGCCTCGGTCAAGCATTTCCTCGGCGACGGCGGCACCACCGACGGCAAGGACCAGGGCGATACCCGGGTCAGCGAGCAGCAGTTGCGCGACATCCACGGCGCCGGCTATCCGCCGGCGATCGCCGCTGGCGCGCAGACGGTGATGGCCTCGTTCAACAGCTTCAACGGGGTCAAGATGCACGGCAACACGCCGATGCTGACCGACGTGCTGAAGGGACAGATGCATTTCGGGGGCTTCGTGGTCGGCGACTGGAACGGCCATGGCCAGGTGCCCGGTTGCCGCAACGACGACTGTCCGGCCGCGTTCAATGCCGGCGTGGACATGCTGATGGCGCCGGACAGCTGGAAGGGCTATTACGAGAGCGCGTTGAAAGCGGTCACGTCGGGCGAGATCCCGATGCCGCGGCTGGACGATGCGGTGCGGAGGATCCTGCGGGTCAAGCTGCGGCTGGGCCTGTTCGAGGCCGGCAAGCCGTCGCAGCGTCCGCTCGGCGGCAAGTTCGAACTGCTTGGCGCGCCCGAGCACCGCGCGGTGGCGCGGCAGGCGGTGCGCGAGTCGCTGGTGCTGCTGAAGAACCAGAAGCAGCTGCTGCCGTTGAAGCCGCAGAGCAAGGTGCTGGTCGCCGGCGACGGCGCCAACGACATGGGCAAGCAGTCCGGCGGCTGGACGCTGAACTGGCAGGGTACCGGCACCAAGCGCGCCGACTACCCGAACGGCAACACGATCTGGGAGGGCCTGCAGGCGCAGGTCACGGCCGCCGGCGGCAGCGCCGAGCTGGCGATCGACGGCAACTACCAGGCCAAGCCGGACGTGGCGGTGGTGGTGTTCGGCGAGAACCCTTACGCCGAGTTCCAGGGCGATATCGCCACGCTGCTGTACAAGCCCGGCGACGACAGCGACCTGCAGCTGATCAAGACGCTCAAGGCGGAGGGCATTCCGGTGGTGGCGGTGTTCCTGAGCGGGCGCCCGCTGTGGGTGAACCGCGAGATCAATGCCGCCGATGCCTTCGTCGCCGCGTGGCTGCCGGGTTCGGAAGGCGGCGGCATCGCCGACGTGCTGCTGCGCAAGCCCGATGGCGGCATCCAGTACGATTTCCACGGCAAGCTCAGCTTCTCCTGGCCGCGCACCGCGACCCAGTACGCCAACAACGTCGGGCAGAAGAACTACAACCCGCAGTTCGCGTTCGGCTATGGCCTGCGCTACGCCGACAAGGGCGATCTGATCCGGCTATCGGAAGTCTCCGGCGTTTCCGGTGCGCAAGCGGTGGGCGGGGTGTACTTCGAACGCGGCAAGCCGGCGGCGGGCATCACCATGATCCTGCAAGGCGCCAGCCAGGCCAATGTGCCGGCGGTGACGACGCCGGTGGCGCTGGCCGATGGGTCGCTCAGGATCACCTCGGTCGACCACAAGGCGCAGGAGGATGCGCGCCGCCTCGAGTGGTCGGGCAAGGGCAAGGCGGGGATGGCGCTGGTGCTGCCCAGGCCGCTTGACGTGTCGCGCGAAAGCAACGGCGACGTGCAGCTGATCCTGACCTTGAAGGTGGACGCGGCGCCGAGCGGCAGCGCGCGCATCGGTGTGGCCTGCGGTAATGGCTGTACGCCAGCGCAGGTGGATCTAGGCAAGGCGCTTGCCGCGCTGCCCAAGCGCGAATGGCGCACGCTGGGCGTGCCGTTGAAGTGCTTCAGCGTCGCCGGCGCCGATGTGTCCAGGCTGGAGCGGCTGCCGGTGATCGAGAGCGACGGCACGCTGGATCTGTCGCTGTCGCGGATCGCGCTGGGCGCCAGCAACGACGCGCAGAGCGTGGTCGATTGCCCGGTGCGCTGA
- a CDS encoding sodium/sugar symporter — protein sequence MGLATLDSAIVVVYLTGIFVLAQWVSREKAGHSKSAEDYFLAGKALPWWAIGASLIAANISAEQIIGMAGSGYAIGLAIASYEWMAALTLLIVGKFFLPIFLRNGIYTMPQFLEQRYGKWIRTLMAVFWLLLYVFVNLTSILWLGSIAVSQVTGMDQTLALALIGVFALVYQLYGGLKAVALTDIVQVTLLVLGGLLVAGLTLSRIGDGAGVLAGFKHLWNAHPEHFHMILSRDNPFYKDLPGLSVLLGGLWVMNISYWGFNQYIIQRALAAKNIGEAQKGMVFAAFLKLLMPLVIVVPGIAAVVLAPDLAKPDQAYPTMMQLLPSGILGLVFAALVAAIVASLASKINSVATIFTLDFYAKFRPQTEQKHLVRVGRIAAVTSVLVGILSARPLLGNFDQGFQFIQEFTGFFTPGVVVIFMLGLFWKRANEAGALTAAIGSVVLSFALKFAWPALPFMDRIGVVFVAALVLAVVVSLLTPATQARDLIRTDDVGYATTLGFKIGAVGVVAILIALYAVFW from the coding sequence GTGGGTCTGGCGACATTGGATAGTGCGATCGTAGTGGTCTACCTGACGGGCATCTTCGTGCTCGCGCAGTGGGTATCGCGGGAGAAGGCCGGGCATAGCAAGAGCGCCGAGGACTACTTCTTGGCCGGCAAGGCCCTGCCGTGGTGGGCGATCGGCGCGTCGCTGATCGCGGCGAACATCTCTGCCGAGCAGATCATCGGCATGGCCGGTTCCGGCTATGCGATCGGCCTGGCGATCGCGTCCTACGAATGGATGGCGGCGCTGACCCTGCTGATCGTCGGCAAGTTCTTCCTGCCGATCTTCCTGCGCAACGGCATCTACACCATGCCGCAGTTCCTGGAGCAGCGCTACGGCAAGTGGATCCGCACTTTAATGGCCGTGTTCTGGCTGCTGCTGTACGTGTTCGTCAACCTGACTTCGATCCTGTGGCTGGGCTCGATCGCGGTGAGCCAGGTCACCGGCATGGACCAGACTCTGGCGCTGGCCCTGATCGGCGTGTTCGCGCTGGTCTACCAGTTGTACGGCGGGCTCAAGGCGGTGGCGCTGACCGACATCGTGCAGGTCACCCTGCTGGTGCTGGGCGGATTGCTGGTGGCCGGGCTGACCCTGTCGCGCATCGGCGACGGTGCCGGCGTGCTGGCCGGTTTCAAGCACCTGTGGAACGCGCACCCCGAGCACTTCCACATGATCCTGTCCAGGGACAACCCGTTCTACAAGGACCTGCCGGGCCTGAGCGTGTTGCTGGGCGGGCTGTGGGTGATGAACATCAGCTACTGGGGCTTCAACCAGTACATCATCCAGCGCGCGCTGGCCGCCAAGAACATCGGCGAGGCGCAGAAGGGCATGGTATTCGCTGCGTTTCTGAAGCTGCTGATGCCGTTGGTGATCGTGGTGCCGGGCATCGCCGCGGTGGTGCTGGCGCCGGACTTGGCCAAGCCCGACCAAGCCTATCCGACCATGATGCAGCTGCTGCCCAGCGGCATCCTCGGCCTGGTGTTCGCCGCGCTGGTGGCCGCGATCGTGGCCTCGCTGGCGTCGAAGATCAACTCGGTGGCGACGATCTTCACCCTGGATTTCTACGCCAAGTTCCGCCCGCAGACCGAACAGAAGCACCTGGTGCGGGTGGGCCGCATCGCCGCGGTGACGTCGGTGCTGGTTGGCATCCTCAGCGCGCGGCCGTTGCTCGGCAACTTCGACCAGGGCTTCCAGTTCATCCAGGAATTCACCGGCTTCTTCACTCCCGGCGTGGTGGTGATCTTCATGCTCGGCCTGTTCTGGAAGCGCGCCAACGAAGCCGGCGCGCTGACCGCGGCGATCGGCTCGGTGGTGCTGTCGTTCGCGCTCAAGTTCGCCTGGCCGGCATTGCCGTTCATGGACCGCATCGGCGTGGTGTTCGTGGCGGCGCTGGTGCTGGCGGTGGTGGTGTCGCTGCTGACCCCGGCCACGCAGGCGCGCGACCTGATCCGCACCGACGACGTCGGCTATGCCACCACGCTCGGCTTCAAGATCGGGGCGGTGGGCGTGGTCGCGATCCTGATCGCGCTGTACGCGGTGTTCTGGTGA
- a CDS encoding sensor domain-containing phosphodiesterase has product MSPFSPSPLPDESTRLAALRGLCLLDTPPDRVFDLITQLASRTLRTPIALVSLVDEQRQWFKSRVGLDAAQTPRSQAFCAHAIHSPELLVVTDARQDPRFRDNPLVTGPPFIRFYAGAPLMLADGTGLGTLCVIDTEPRSEFDAPSRQTLQQLRDLLLLRIETLRNTGFVDALTGLPNRSGFNEDLTMWLSLQAVNQHDACVAIDVCGTEYFRDMVKALGWEYAEGYLLATRDRLLQALDGLPAYRIDTSSFAFVVQGNDPAQLALHCERVFSAFAEPIEHQGIPHAATPSLGAVRLDGALSANHTLRSLTTAVDIARQRGLPWSLYERSHDASQRNAFRILAALPEALDAREQLSLHYQPRVSLRSGECVGVEALLRWRHPLLGSVAPNEFIPLAEKTALMSRVTAWVLEAGIAQAARWQQHGHRFSVSLNVSAVDLEQADFIATLRELLARHALEPGRIEIEFTESAMIRHPQRVAEQLLEISAMGVKIAIDDFGSGYSNLSYLKRIPANALKIDQSFIRSLPDSRKDCMIVPSMIRLGHDFGQQVVAEGIESEEIYRMLRDWGCDEGQGYWIARPMPAAALETWLATPWRDPA; this is encoded by the coding sequence ATGAGTCCATTCTCTCCCTCGCCGCTGCCAGACGAATCGACGCGGCTGGCGGCCCTGCGCGGGCTATGCCTGCTCGATACCCCGCCCGACCGCGTCTTCGACCTGATCACCCAACTGGCCTCACGCACCCTGCGCACCCCGATCGCGCTGGTCTCGCTGGTCGACGAGCAGCGCCAGTGGTTCAAGTCGCGGGTCGGCCTGGACGCGGCGCAGACGCCGCGCAGCCAGGCCTTCTGCGCGCATGCGATCCACAGCCCGGAGCTGTTGGTGGTCACCGACGCGCGGCAGGATCCGCGCTTTCGCGACAACCCGCTGGTCACCGGGCCGCCGTTCATCCGCTTCTACGCTGGCGCGCCGTTGATGCTGGCCGATGGCACCGGCCTGGGCACGCTGTGCGTGATCGACACCGAACCGCGCAGCGAATTCGATGCGCCGTCGCGGCAGACCCTGCAGCAATTGCGCGACCTGCTGCTGCTGCGGATCGAGACCCTGCGCAACACCGGCTTCGTCGATGCGCTGACCGGCCTGCCCAACCGCAGCGGCTTCAACGAAGACTTGACGATGTGGCTGTCGCTGCAGGCCGTGAACCAGCACGACGCCTGCGTGGCGATCGACGTCTGCGGCACCGAGTACTTCCGCGACATGGTCAAGGCATTGGGCTGGGAATACGCCGAGGGCTACCTGCTGGCCACCCGCGACCGCCTGCTGCAAGCCCTGGACGGGCTGCCGGCCTACCGCATCGATACCAGCAGCTTCGCCTTCGTCGTGCAGGGCAACGACCCCGCGCAGCTGGCATTGCATTGCGAGCGCGTGTTCAGCGCCTTCGCCGAGCCGATCGAGCACCAGGGCATTCCGCACGCCGCAACCCCGTCGCTCGGCGCGGTGCGCCTGGACGGTGCGCTGAGCGCCAACCATACGCTGCGCTCGCTGACCACCGCGGTGGACATAGCGCGCCAGCGCGGCCTGCCGTGGAGCCTGTACGAGCGCAGCCACGACGCCAGCCAGCGCAACGCGTTCCGCATCCTGGCCGCGTTGCCGGAGGCGCTGGACGCACGCGAGCAGTTGAGCCTGCACTACCAGCCGCGGGTCAGCCTGCGCAGCGGCGAATGCGTCGGCGTGGAGGCGTTGCTGCGCTGGCGGCATCCGCTGCTGGGCAGCGTTGCGCCCAACGAATTCATTCCGCTGGCGGAAAAGACCGCGCTGATGAGCCGGGTCACCGCCTGGGTGCTGGAGGCCGGCATCGCCCAGGCCGCGCGATGGCAGCAGCATGGGCATCGCTTCAGCGTTTCGCTGAACGTGTCGGCGGTGGATCTGGAACAGGCCGACTTCATCGCCACGCTGCGCGAACTGCTGGCGCGGCATGCGCTGGAACCGGGCCGCATCGAGATCGAGTTCACCGAAAGCGCGATGATCCGGCATCCGCAGCGCGTGGCCGAACAGTTGCTGGAGATCAGCGCAATGGGGGTGAAGATCGCCATCGACGATTTCGGCAGCGGCTACAGCAACCTCAGCTACCTCAAGCGCATCCCCGCCAACGCGCTGAAGATCGACCAGTCGTTCATCCGCTCGCTGCCGGACAGCCGCAAGGACTGCATGATCGTGCCGTCGATGATCCGGCTCGGCCACGACTTCGGCCAACAGGTGGTGGCAGAAGGCATCGAGAGCGAAGAGATCTACCGCATGCTGCGCGACTGGGGCTGCGACGAGGGCCAGGGCTACTGGATCGCACGGCCGATGCCGGCGGCAGCGCTGGAGACCTGGCTGGCCACGCCCTGGCGCGACCCCGCCTGA
- a CDS encoding response regulator transcription factor, whose amino-acid sequence MSIDAPLGLLVDDDPLYLRTLQRTLARRGLETLTADSGAAALALATATPPDYALIDLKLGDESGLALIQPLRAIRADMRILLVTGYASIATAVEAIKLGADDYLPKPATVQMILRALSLEADSAEDDDALELPDAMTPLSRLQWEHIQQAMHETSGNVSAAARLLGMHRRSLQRKLAKRPSPQRDPPR is encoded by the coding sequence ATGAGCATCGATGCCCCGCTGGGCCTGCTGGTCGACGACGACCCGCTGTACCTGCGCACCCTGCAACGCACCCTCGCCCGCCGCGGGCTGGAGACGCTGACCGCCGACAGCGGCGCCGCGGCGCTGGCGCTGGCCACGGCGACGCCGCCGGACTACGCGCTGATCGACCTCAAGCTCGGCGACGAGTCCGGCCTGGCGCTGATCCAGCCATTGCGCGCGATCCGCGCCGACATGCGCATCCTGCTGGTCACCGGCTACGCCAGCATCGCCACCGCGGTGGAGGCGATCAAGCTCGGCGCCGACGACTACCTGCCCAAACCGGCCACGGTGCAGATGATCCTGCGCGCACTGAGTCTGGAGGCGGACAGCGCCGAGGACGACGACGCGCTCGAATTGCCGGACGCGATGACCCCGCTGAGCCGCCTGCAGTGGGAACACATCCAGCAGGCCATGCACGAGACCAGCGGCAATGTCTCGGCCGCGGCGCGCCTGCTGGGCATGCACCGCCGCTCGCTGCAGCGCAAGCTGGCCAAGCGCCCCAGTCCGCAGCGCGATCCGCCGCGTTGA
- a CDS encoding ATP-binding protein, with translation MTSTDASFLRTLCSLRWLATAGQAATILVATWAMRLPLPQLPLWSGVAALTLFNLYAQLRLRHADTAAPATAFGHILVDVTVLTWMVGWSGGIGNAFGSLFLVLIALAALALPLRWALAVALACVAGYAVSALFGLPLPRGPHQALDLQRWGMAANFLLSTVVVLVFSTRLALSLRERERELALLRERFARNEGIVALATHAASVAHELNTPLATMTLLTDDIVEQSDQPELREDLETLRELLVQCRERVLALAAPAQRPGGGTVALAHVLHRWQLVRPTVQLCRNDDAPLQLRLESAIGHLLQVLLNNAADAGERAGHPQVDLSVRVTGSELVGEVRDYGGGFDANQVALPATLFRSGKPDSMGVGLALSHATIERLGGELWTQPAPDHGTRVGFRLPLLALETPA, from the coding sequence ATGACTTCCACCGATGCCTCGTTCCTGCGCACCCTGTGCAGCCTGCGCTGGCTGGCCACCGCCGGGCAGGCGGCGACGATCCTGGTCGCGACCTGGGCGATGCGCCTGCCGCTGCCGCAGCTGCCGCTGTGGTCCGGCGTGGCCGCGTTGACCCTGTTCAACCTGTATGCGCAACTGCGCCTGCGCCATGCCGACACCGCCGCGCCGGCCACCGCCTTCGGCCACATCCTGGTCGACGTGACCGTCCTGACCTGGATGGTCGGCTGGAGCGGCGGCATCGGCAACGCCTTCGGCTCGCTGTTCCTGGTGCTGATCGCGCTGGCCGCACTGGCCCTGCCGCTGCGCTGGGCGCTGGCGGTGGCGCTGGCTTGTGTGGCCGGCTACGCGGTCAGCGCGCTGTTCGGGCTGCCGCTGCCGCGCGGCCCGCACCAGGCCCTGGATCTGCAGCGCTGGGGCATGGCCGCCAACTTCCTGCTGTCCACCGTCGTGGTGCTGGTGTTCTCCACCCGCCTGGCGCTATCGCTGCGAGAACGCGAACGCGAGCTGGCGCTGCTGCGCGAGCGCTTCGCCCGCAACGAAGGCATCGTCGCCCTGGCCACCCACGCCGCCTCGGTCGCGCACGAGCTGAACACGCCGCTGGCGACGATGACCCTGCTCACCGACGACATCGTCGAACAGAGCGATCAGCCGGAACTGCGCGAGGACCTGGAAACCCTGCGCGAACTGTTGGTGCAGTGCCGCGAACGGGTGCTGGCGCTGGCCGCGCCGGCGCAGCGCCCCGGCGGCGGCACGGTGGCGCTGGCGCACGTGCTGCACCGGTGGCAACTGGTGCGGCCGACCGTGCAACTGTGCCGCAACGACGACGCGCCGCTGCAACTGCGCCTGGAGAGCGCGATCGGCCACCTCCTGCAGGTACTGCTGAACAACGCCGCCGATGCCGGCGAACGCGCCGGCCATCCGCAGGTGGACCTGAGCGTGCGGGTCACCGGCAGCGAACTGGTCGGCGAGGTCCGCGACTACGGCGGCGGCTTCGACGCCAACCAGGTCGCGCTGCCGGCCACCCTGTTCCGCAGCGGCAAGCCCGACAGCATGGGCGTGGGCCTGGCGCTGTCGCATGCCACCATCGAACGCCTGGGCGGCGAACTGTGGACCCAACCTGCGCCGGACCACGGCACGCGGGTCGGTTTCCGCCTGCCGCTGCTCGCCCTGGAGACCCCTGCATGA
- a CDS encoding phosphatase PAP2 family protein has translation MSAAPGETPAEQAAGLRHWLRRNAWRIGLLFVGVLLPMGVFVALADEVHALENLYFDEPLLWSMRGLASPGWDRFFTVVTKAGYQYGVIPLDTLIVLLLLGLRRWREAMFAGFSFVGSALLNMSAKQFFQRDRPSLWESIAPEHTFSFPSGHAMGSMTLAAVLVALAWRSRWRWPVLLLAGTFALLVGVSRIYLGVHYPSDILGGWCAALVWVVGLYLLLFRGERRPRWRSRRAAPDCGAW, from the coding sequence ATGTCCGCCGCGCCGGGTGAAACCCCGGCCGAGCAAGCCGCCGGCTTGCGTCACTGGTTGCGCCGCAACGCCTGGCGCATCGGTCTGCTGTTCGTCGGCGTGCTGCTGCCGATGGGCGTGTTCGTGGCGTTGGCCGACGAGGTCCACGCACTGGAGAACCTCTACTTCGACGAACCGTTGCTGTGGAGCATGCGCGGCCTGGCCTCGCCGGGCTGGGACCGGTTCTTTACCGTCGTCACCAAGGCCGGCTACCAGTACGGGGTGATCCCGTTGGACACGCTGATCGTGCTGTTGTTGCTGGGCCTGCGGCGCTGGCGCGAGGCGATGTTCGCCGGCTTCTCGTTCGTCGGTTCGGCGCTATTGAACATGAGCGCCAAGCAGTTCTTCCAGCGCGACCGGCCCAGCCTGTGGGAGTCGATCGCGCCGGAGCACACCTTCAGCTTTCCCAGCGGCCACGCGATGGGCTCGATGACCCTGGCCGCGGTACTGGTCGCGCTGGCCTGGCGCAGCCGCTGGCGCTGGCCGGTGCTGCTGCTGGCAGGCACGTTCGCGCTGCTGGTCGGCGTGTCGCGGATCTACCTGGGTGTGCATTACCCCTCCGACATCCTCGGCGGCTGGTGTGCGGCGCTGGTGTGGGTGGTCGGGCTGTATTTGCTACTGTTCCGAGGCGAACGGCGGCCGCGCTGGCGCTCTCGGCGCGCGGCGCCCGATTGCGGTGCGTGGTGA
- the hap3 gene encoding Hpa3 family type III secretion system protein codes for MTSDQTHHDSMGTAFFSSLGVRLGLTDALVQRLREGETVLGPAGMLCRVHTRVQDDGVAGFPEVILPLAARELGGDEVVTLLALQEQLLTEYGWRLTMSNLGLLCICPLLLAQTPEDVAATLERGQVIARVVLDALVTQAGSAKEATV; via the coding sequence ATGACGTCTGATCAAACTCATCACGATTCCATGGGCACGGCGTTTTTTTCCAGCCTCGGCGTACGCCTCGGGTTAACCGATGCGCTGGTGCAGCGGCTGCGCGAAGGCGAGACCGTCCTCGGACCTGCAGGCATGCTGTGCCGCGTGCATACGCGGGTGCAGGACGACGGTGTGGCAGGTTTTCCGGAAGTGATCCTGCCGTTGGCCGCACGCGAATTGGGTGGAGACGAGGTGGTGACACTGCTGGCGCTACAGGAGCAACTGCTGACCGAATACGGTTGGCGGTTGACGATGTCCAATCTCGGCTTGCTTTGTATCTGCCCGTTGTTGCTCGCGCAGACGCCTGAAGACGTGGCAGCCACCCTTGAGCGCGGACAGGTCATCGCGCGTGTCGTCTTGGATGCGTTGGTCACACAGGCCGGCAGCGCCAAGGAAGCGACCGTATGA